The Sporomusa termitida genome has a window encoding:
- the mobB gene encoding molybdopterin-guanine dinucleotide biosynthesis protein B, giving the protein MIPIISVVGRSNSGKTTYLEKLIGELKYRGHKVAVIKHHHNDFEIDVPGKDTWRHTQAGADTVCLVSPAKVAMIRKTDQELPLDQIAGFIDNVDIIITEGYKQEPKPKIEVYRQAAGNQPLGAKPELLAVVSDTILYKDVPHFPLDDPGPMAALLELRVLHTEIAKD; this is encoded by the coding sequence ATGATTCCGATAATATCTGTGGTAGGGCGGTCCAACAGCGGGAAAACGACATACCTGGAGAAATTAATCGGTGAGCTTAAGTACCGGGGGCATAAGGTTGCGGTTATTAAGCATCATCACAATGATTTTGAGATTGATGTGCCAGGTAAGGATACCTGGCGGCATACGCAGGCGGGAGCAGACACCGTATGCCTGGTATCGCCGGCTAAAGTAGCTATGATCAGGAAAACAGACCAGGAACTGCCGCTTGACCAAATAGCCGGTTTCATAGACAATGTTGATATCATTATTACTGAAGGCTATAAGCAGGAGCCCAAGCCGAAAATTGAGGTTTATCGTCAGGCTGCCGGCAATCAGCCGCTTGGTGCCAAGCCTGAACTTCTTGCTGTCGTGAGTGATACCATACTCTATAAAGATGTGCCGCATTTTCCGCTTGATGATCCGGGGCCCATGGCTGCTTTGCTGGAACTAAGGGTGCTGCATACAGAAATAGCAAAGGACTGA
- the nth gene encoding endonuclease III produces MRITKAIKKTMLERLEQAYKDTTTALTYSTPFELMIAVILSAQCTDTRVNIITARMFPRYNTPAKILELGQAGLEQEIRDCGLFRSKAKNILATCEKLCRDYGGQVPGIFADLVQLPGVGRKTANVLLSQLFGVPAIAVDTHVFRVSNRLQLASGDTPLAVEQGLMRAIPRGQWSDAHHWLIWHGRKVCKAAKPLCHICPLQDLCPSSLGK; encoded by the coding sequence ATGCGCATTACCAAAGCAATAAAGAAAACAATGCTGGAACGATTAGAGCAGGCTTATAAAGACACGACAACAGCGCTGACCTACTCGACTCCTTTTGAGCTTATGATTGCGGTTATTCTGTCAGCTCAGTGTACCGACACCAGGGTCAACATTATCACGGCCCGGATGTTTCCCCGCTACAATACGCCGGCAAAGATCCTGGAACTGGGCCAGGCGGGGCTGGAACAGGAAATCCGTGATTGCGGCCTGTTCCGGAGTAAAGCGAAAAATATTCTGGCAACCTGTGAGAAATTATGCCGGGACTATGGCGGCCAGGTACCGGGAATTTTTGCTGACCTGGTGCAATTGCCGGGGGTTGGACGCAAAACGGCTAATGTTCTTTTAAGCCAGCTGTTCGGTGTTCCGGCCATTGCTGTCGATACCCATGTATTCCGGGTGTCGAACCGCCTGCAGCTGGCCAGCGGTGACACACCGCTGGCTGTTGAGCAAGGGCTGATGCGGGCAATTCCCCGGGGACAGTGGAGCGATGCCCATCATTGGCTGATTTGGCATGGGCGTAAGGTTTGCAAGGCCGCTAAGCCGCTGTGTCATATCTGTCCCCTCCAGGATTTATGCCCGAGCAGCCTTGGGAAATAA
- a CDS encoding N-acetyltransferase: protein MIFRKAKFSDVEDILKLINDYAEQGLMLARARNTLYEGLREFILAEEDGKVVGVAALHLVWDELGEIRALAVHPGKIKTGVGREIVNRLTEEARALGVKTLFALTYQPGFFARLDFKEVPKESVPHKMWKECINCPKFPNCDEIAMVKEL from the coding sequence ATGATTTTTCGTAAAGCAAAATTTAGTGATGTTGAAGATATTTTAAAGCTGATTAATGACTATGCCGAGCAGGGACTGATGCTGGCACGGGCCCGCAATACCCTGTATGAAGGGCTGCGGGAATTTATATTGGCGGAGGAGGACGGCAAAGTTGTCGGCGTAGCCGCCTTGCATCTGGTGTGGGATGAGCTTGGTGAAATCCGGGCCCTGGCAGTACATCCCGGTAAGATCAAAACCGGTGTCGGCCGTGAAATTGTTAACAGGCTGACAGAAGAGGCCCGGGCGCTGGGGGTAAAAACCCTGTTTGCCTTAACCTACCAGCCTGGATTTTTTGCCAGACTGGATTTTAAAGAAGTACCCAAAGAAAGTGTACCGCATAAAATGTGGAAAGAGTGCATTAACTGTCCTAAATTTCCCAATTGTGATGAAATTGCCATGGTTAAAGAACTATAA
- a CDS encoding metal-dependent hydrolase: MTNLTFHGHACFSLANGNTSLLFDPFFTGNPLTTTKPEDITCDYILVSHGHGDHLGDTIQIAKQTGAAVIATAELAAQVGEQDCANISMHLGGKRSFDFGYVRVTPAFHGSGVPGGHAAGFIVNFFGKTVYFAGDTALFGDMALLGRLETIDYALLPIGDNYTMGPDDAFEAVKLLTPRTVIPMHYNTWPIIAQSPAAFKTKVEAGLRIPVTIMAPGQSIEL, translated from the coding sequence TTGACTAACCTAACATTTCATGGCCATGCCTGTTTTTCGCTGGCCAACGGCAATACCTCATTATTGTTTGACCCGTTCTTTACCGGCAACCCACTCACCACTACCAAACCCGAAGATATTACCTGTGACTATATTCTGGTGAGCCATGGCCACGGTGATCACCTGGGCGATACTATTCAGATTGCCAAACAGACCGGGGCCGCCGTTATCGCCACCGCGGAGCTGGCCGCGCAGGTCGGAGAGCAGGATTGCGCCAATATCAGCATGCATTTGGGCGGCAAACGCAGCTTTGATTTCGGCTATGTCCGGGTTACCCCTGCCTTTCACGGCTCAGGTGTTCCCGGCGGACATGCCGCCGGCTTTATCGTAAACTTTTTTGGCAAGACCGTATATTTCGCCGGTGACACGGCCCTTTTCGGCGACATGGCCCTGCTGGGCCGTTTGGAAACAATTGATTACGCCCTGCTGCCGATTGGTGATAATTACACAATGGGACCGGATGATGCCTTCGAAGCAGTTAAGCTGCTCACCCCCCGCACCGTTATACCCATGCATTATAATACCTGGCCCATCATTGCCCAATCGCCGGCAGCCTTCAAAACCAAGGTTGAGGCCGGGTTGCGTATCCCTGTCACCATTATGGCTCCTGGTCAAAGTATTGAGCTATAA